TCCAGGAAGACTCTCCATCACGGTGCGGCGGGCGAGTccgctctgcgcatgcgccagGTGAGCGCGGCGGAGGGATCCGAGTGCGGTGATGAGGCCGTCAGCTCTCCGGCCGCTCCTTGCTGCCGGGGCCCGGGTCGGGGCCCTTGCCGGAGCCCTTGTCGGGGCCCATGAAGTCCACCCCGTCCACCGGGATCTCCTTCTCCCGGATGGCCTTCTGCACGCAGCGCTGGTACACGCGGAAGCTCTCCGTGCACGGGTCCCCGCTGCGGTCGCCCTTCAGGAACTTCTCGGCGAACCAGCGGTTGAAGCACTGGTCGTACTCCCGCTTCAGATCGGTGCAGGCCTCCCCGACGCTATTCATGTCGTCCGCGGGAGGAAAAACACGCACCGGGAGGCCGAAAAATGGATAATTCCGCTCAGTTTCACACGCACACTGCGTCGCCGTCCGCCAGCACGGCCacgtgattggctgctgcagctgataaGAAGAGGTgtagaagaggaagaggtgtCACTCTGCCGACTCTGCTGAAGTCAGAGTAGTTGTATATTATCTTCCAAGATGGTTTTCCTCTCAGCGTCCAGACATCAGtgggttttgttcattttcattgaAATGCTTTTCCTTGATGAAttgtttatatttgtgtttATCTCTGCTTTTCCAGACTTCCTTCATTTAGTAGgaatatatttttaaaggaaTATTATTGTCTCATCGAAACCAACGGTTCATGATCTTCTCAGAGAGTGAGTTTCAGTGTTGATGATGTGATTCTGGGAACAAACTAAATGGTTAGAAAAATGAGGGAAATTACAAGTCTGCTCCTTTAACTCTTTTTATTCTGACTTTTAcctgaatgatttttttctttgaaatatgaggaaaaaaatgcaatggaAACCTTTGTgagtaaatgcatttttttcactattgtggttttaaaaactgaaactgtaAAGCTGAAGTAAACCTCTTGAAATAAAACAGTATTCCTAAGTGGTATTTGATGTGATTATAACAATGCATTTCCTTTTTGTGTTCCACGGTAATGTACTTCATTCACTAGTTCTTGAAATTTGAACTAGTTTGAATTTTCAGTTggtaataaaacatttattccCAACACATTTGCGTTATTGCATCATTTCAACGGCAAAGCAAGTTTTGGTAATCTTAAAACAAACAGAGTGAGCCCTCTTCTTCAGGGCATGTAAGTCTCGCGATATTTCTCAGCGGTAGTTTGTAAAATCTCGCGGTTGTGTGGATCCGTGGAGCATCACACGAACCATAATAATCCGATTTTcacttattttctctcttttctggaGTAAGAGGTCTTCCGTGGGAGATTAAAGCGGGTAAGTGTGAGTCGCGGAGCTCGGCGTTTCACTCCCGATCGCCTCCGTTTGGAAGTTACCGGGGCTTTTCGCCGCGTTAGCCCGAGCAGCTAACCCGGCCTGCTGGTTCGAGGCGGTGGggagttagctttagcattgTCTTAGCATTGTTTTCACTCCGCGGCGGAGCTTCGCTGATTTCTGCGGCCCGTCCACAGGCTCGACATGTCGGACAGCGACGACAGCGACTTCTCCGACAACCAGAGCGAGCGCAGCAGCGACGGAGAggccgaggaggcggaggagaatGAGGTGAGTGACCGGCTAGCAGGCGGAGAGCTCCCGGAGAGCAGGCAGTGCTAACTCCCGTAAACTCTTACAAACACCCGTAATGGATGAAAGATAGTAAAAAGCCCACCACCAGTCTCCAGGCGACATAAAACTAACGTTACACCCATCGGGCTTTTCCCCTCTAGACTTTCTGCGTGAACGCTCCACATGTTAATGTAAACCCTTCCGGGGAGTTGCGCGATCTGTAAATAATGCATCTCTTATTTGCTCAGCGATCCGCCGATCGGGCTGCGTCTTTTCAGCTCCTGAgattttaacttttatttgtaATCTTTaaatgacagagaaacaaacagagaaaataaactgcTTTATTCAGAGGTAACTTAgtcacatttttcactttattacaA
The sequence above is a segment of the Salarias fasciatus chromosome 14, fSalaFa1.1, whole genome shotgun sequence genome. Coding sequences within it:
- the triap1 gene encoding TP53-regulated inhibitor of apoptosis 1, with translation MNSVGEACTDLKREYDQCFNRWFAEKFLKGDRSGDPCTESFRVYQRCVQKAIREKEIPVDGVDFMGPDKGSGKGPDPGPGSKERPES